From the genome of Nicotiana sylvestris chromosome 2, ASM39365v2, whole genome shotgun sequence, one region includes:
- the LOC104238281 gene encoding protein CLMP1-like has product MGKSGGRKKKGGVSQNQNQNQNQGAVGESHKPVVLNGSVDLDSSIFLKRAHELKEEGNRRFQGKDYVGALQQYESALKLTPKTHPERAVFHSNRAACLMQMKPIDYDSVISECTMALQVQPRYVRALLRRARAFEAVGKYEMAMQDVQILLGADPNHRDALEIAGRLRMALGPRPEAQQDLQSRPSPAALGASAVGAAPIAGLGPCLPARPMSKKPAPSAGASALSVNNKPEKPYQVTPAENGPQAKVQLPKVVLKPSNGPSKPRADHNKDDQREQALLSVSNAVRGHSKDVAIRWRPLKLVYDHDIRLAEMPVNCSFRVLRDIVSKRFPMSKSVLVKYKDSDGDLVTITCTTELRSAESWVDGLLPKDPDADKTDSIGMLRLHVVEVSPEQEPALFEEEEEKLIESEPSKGDDSGSHSSISDSVVETVDNESNKAEKDATKEKAATTETPDCKEVEMDDWLFEFAQLFRTHVGIDPDAHIDLHELGMELCSEALEETVTSEEAQALFDKAALKFQEVAALAFFNWGNVHMCAARKRIPIDDSASKEMMATQLQAAYDWVKEKYSLAKEKYEEALLIKPDFYEGLLALGQQQFEMAKLYWSFILAKKEDLSNWDPAETLALFDSAEEKMKAATEMWEKLEEQRAKELKDPSASKKDELLRRRKKQGSGPEGEASAAGGPAEISADEAAEQAAVMRSQIHLFWGNMLFERSQVECKLALAGWKKNLDTAVERFKLAGASESDISTVLKNHCSNEEAAGGSKKTVESLNTDESATLDLTQKANTDESANHKNDASQS; this is encoded by the coding sequence ATGGGGAAATCAGGTGGTAGGAAGAAAAAGGGTGGTGTTAgtcaaaatcaaaaccaaaaccagaaTCAAGGGGCTGTAGGGGAGAGCCATAAACCTGTTGTTCTTAATGGTAGTGTTGATTTGGACTCATCAATTTTCTTAAAAAGAGCCCATGAGCTGAAAGAAGAGGGAAACAGAAGGTTTCAGGGGAAGGATTATGTGGGTGCTTTACAGCAATACGAGAGTGCTCTCAAACTTACCCCAAAAACACACCCAGAAAGAGCTGTTTTTCATAGCAATAGGGCAGCCTGTTTGATGCAAATGAAGCCCATTGATTATGATTCTGTTATTTCTGAATGTACTATGGCACTTCAGGTTCAGCCTCGTTATGTTCGGGCCCTTCTACGAAGGGCTCGTGCATTTGAGGCTGTGGGGAAGTATGAAATGGCGATGCAAGACGTGCAGATACTATTGGGTGCTGATCCGAATCACCGAGATGCTTTGGAGATTGCTGGACGATTGAGAATGGCGCTTGGTCCTCGTCCAGAGGCCCAACAGGACCTCCAGAGCCGCCCATCTCCAGCTGCACTTGGTGCTTCTGCAGTTGGAGCAGCTCCTATTGCTGGCTTAGGACCATGCTTACCTGCTCGGCCAATGTCTAAGAAGCCAGCACCTTCAGCTGGGGCTTCAGCTTTATCAGTTAATAATAAGCCAGAGAAGCCATATCAAGTTACACCAGCTGAAAATGGTCCTCAAGCCAAAGTTCAATTGCCAAAGGTTGTTTTGAAGCCTTCAAATGGTCCTTCCAAACCACGTGCAGATCACAATAAGGATGACCAAAGAGAGCAGGCATTGTTATCAGTATCAAATGCTGTTCGTGGACATTCCAAAGATGTTGCGATTCGTTGGAGGCCTTTGAAGCTTGTTTATGATCATGATATAAGGCTTGCGGAGATGCCTGTGAATTGCAGCTTTAGAGTGTTGAGGGATATTGTTAGCAAACGGTTCCCAATGTCAAAGTCTGTTCTTGTTAAATATAAGGACAGTGACGGTGATTTAGTAACTATTACTTGTACGACTGAGCTTAGGTCGGCAGAGTCTTGGGTTGATGGTCTGCTACCAAAAGACCCTGACGCAGATAAAACAGACTCCATTGGGATGTTAAGGTTGCATGTCGTTGAGGTGAGTCCTGAACAGGAGCCGGCTTTGTttgaagaggaagaggaaaagCTTATCGAGAGCGAACCGAGTAAAGGGGATGATAGTGGATCCCATTCTTCAATAAGTGATTCTGTGGTTGAAACTGTGGATAATGAGAGCAACAAGGCAGAGAAGGACGCTACCAAAGAGAAAGCGGCAACAACAGAAACTCCTGACTGCAAGGAGGTTGAAATGGATGACTGGCTTTTCGAGTTTGCGCAGTTATTCAGGACCCACGTGGGCATCGATCCAGATGCTCACATTGATCTGCATGAGCTTGGGATGGAGCTTTGCTCTGAAGCCCTTGAGGAGACTGTGACTAGTGAAGAGGCTCAAGCTCTTTTTGACAAGGCTGCCTTGAAATTTCAGGAAGTGGCTGCTCTTGCTTTCTTCAACTGGGGAAATGTTCACATGTGCGCAGCAAGGAAACGAATTCCAATTGATGATTCTGCTTCAAAGGAGATGATGGCTACACAGCTCCAAGCAGCATATGACTGGGTAAAAGAAAAATATTCTCTGGCCAAAGAGAAGTATGAGGAGGCACTCTTAATCAAACCAGACTTTTATGAGGGATTGCTCGCATTGGGACAGCAGCAATTTGAAATGGCAAAACTTTACTGGTCCTTTATCTTGGCGAAGAAAGAGGACCTATCAAACTGGGATCCTGCTGAGACTCTTGCACTCTTTGACAGTGCAGAAGAAAAAATGAAAGCAGCAACAGAGATGTGGGAAAAGCTGGAGGAGCAGAGAGCTAAGGAGCTGAAGGATCCTAGTGCCAGCAAGAAGGATGAACTATTAAGGAGAAGGAAGAAGCAGGGAAGTGGTCCTGAAGGTGAGGCGTCAGCTGCCGGTGGTCCAGCTGAAATTTCGGCTGATGAGGCCGCAGAGCAAGCTGCTGTTATGAGATCGCAGATCCATTTATTTTGGGGTAATATGCTCTTTGAACGATCTCAAGTTGAATGTAAGTTGGCTTTGGCTGGTTGGAAGAAAAACCTCGATACAGCAGTTGAGCGATTCAAGCTTGCTGGAGCTTCTGAGAGTGACATATCAACAGTTTTGAAGAACCATTGTTCCAATGAGGAAGCTGCAGGGGGATCTAAGAAAACGGTTGAGAGCCTGAACACTGACGAAAGTGCTACACTTGATCTTACCCAAAAGGCCAACACTGACGAAAGTGCAAATCACAAGAATGATGCTAGTCAAAGTTAG